A genomic window from Quercus lobata isolate SW786 chromosome 10, ValleyOak3.0 Primary Assembly, whole genome shotgun sequence includes:
- the LOC115965297 gene encoding dihydrolipoyllysine-residue succinyltransferase component of 2-oxoglutarate dehydrogenase complex 2, mitochondrial-like has product MSMWSILRRKLATQPSSTSAFVFGRSTSTRGYSTTKVKEALLLGRGSKIVGNVGRNGFLGCPVSSKPVREAVSFFQRDSPIYVQNRSFSSDNGDLVDAVVPFMGESITDGTLATFLKKPGDRVEIDEPIAQIETDKVTIDVASPEAGVIQELVAKEGETVEPGTKIAVISKSGEGVSESHVAPSEDVPSQAASKPSAGKKKEDKEKPKEETSLPKPKAETSPPKRKAPSPPPPKALATEPQLPPKERERRVPMTRLRKRVATRLKDSQNTFAMLTTFNEVDMTNLMKLRSEYKDAFVEKHGVKLGLMSGFIKGAVSGLQNQPIVNAVIDGDDIIYRDYIDISIAVGTPKGLVVPVLRNADKMNFAEIEKAINTLAKKANDGSISIDEMAGGSFTISNGGVYGSLLSTPIINPPQSAILGMHSIVNRPMVVGGEIVSRPMMYIALTYDHRLIDGREAVFFLRRIKDVVEDPRRLLLDI; this is encoded by the exons ATGTCTATGTGGTCAATTCTACGGCGAAAACTCGCTACCCAACCCTCCTCCACCTCTGCTTTT gtttttggACGCTCAACCTCAACGCGTGGTTACTCCACTACCAAAGTGAAAGAG GCATTGCTTCTTGGTAGAGGCTCAAAAATTGTGGGCAATGTTGGTCGGAATGGTTTTCTCG GTTGTCCAGTTAGCTCAAAGCCAGTAAG GGAAGCTGTGTCATTTTTTCAAAGAGATTCTCCTATCTATGTACAGAATAGGTCATTTTCTTCTGATAATG GTGATCTGGTTGATGCTGTTGTACCCTTCATGGGTGAATCCATAACCGATGGCACTCTAGCAACATTTTTAAAGA AACCTGGTGATCGTGTAGAAATTGATGAACCTATTGCTCAAATAGAAACTGATAAG GTGACAATTGATGTGGCTAGTCCTGAGGCCGGTGTTATCCAAGAG CTTGTTGCCAAAGAAGGTGAAACAGTGGAGCCAGGTACCAAGATAGCTGTTATCTCAAAATCTGGTGAAGGTGTATCAGAATCACACGTTGCTCCATCAGAGGATGTGCCTAGCCAGGCTGCTTCTAAGCCATCtgcaggaaagaaaaaagaagacaaggAAAAGCCTAAAGAAGAAACATCTCTTCCTAAGCCTAAAGCTGAGACTTCTCCTCCTAAGCGTAAAGCTCCTTCTCCACCACCCCCTAAGGCCTTAGCAACAGAACCTCAGCTTCCTCCaaaggaaagggaaagaagA GTTCCAATGACAAGACTGAGGAAACGTGTTGCAACACGTTTGAAAGACTCTCAGAACACATTTGCTATGCTGACTACATTCAATGAAGTTGATAT GACTAATCTGATGAAGCTCCGTTCCGAATATAAAGATGCTTTTGTTGAGAAGCACGGGGTGAAGTTAGGTCTTATGTCAGGATTTATTAAA GGTGCAGTAAGTGGGCTCCAGAATCAGCCAATTGTCAATGCTGTCATTGATGGGGATGACATCATCTATAGAGATTATATTGACATCAGTATTGCTGTTGGTACTCCAAAG GGCCTTGTTGTTCCGGTTCTCCGCAATGCTGATAAAATGAACTTTGCTGAGATTGAGAAGGCGATCAACACCCTTGCAAAGAAGGCAAATGATGGCTCTATATCAATTGATGAGATGGCTGGAGGCTCATTCACGATATCGAATGGTGGTGTCTATGGAAGCCTTTTAAGTACCCCAATCATCAATCCCCCTCAG TCGGCCATCCTGGGCATGCACTCAATTGTGAACCGTCCTATGGTTGTTGGTGGGGAAATTGTTTCGAGGCCAATGATGTACATCGCCCTAACATATGACCATCGACTAATTGATGGAAGAGAGGCCGTCTTCTTCTTACGTCGTATTAAAGATGTCGTGGAGGACCCTCGGAGGTTGCTTCTTGATATTTGA